The genomic segment AGATGCACGGTGCAGCTGGTACAAGCCAAGACTTTAGCTTAGCTGCAAGCTACGCGTATGCGCGAACGATCCGCTTGGCGGATGGCCCAGATCAGGTGCACATGATGCAATTAGGGCGTAATTTAATTAAAGATCACAATGCATAAATGGAGTGAGCAATGAGTAAGCAAAGCGGTGTAGAGCAATTAGACGAAGCACGACTAGCCACTTATTTAGCTGAGCATATTCCCGGTTTTAGTGGTCCTGTGACTGCTACGAAGTTTGCTGGTGGGCAGTCTAATCCTACCTTCAAACTACAAACCGCGAACGCAACTTATGTGTTGCGTCGTCAGCCGCCGGGTAAATTGTTGAAGTCAGCCCATGCCGTTGACCGCGAGTATCGCGTTATTAAAGCGCTAGAAAACACAGATGTACCCGTTGCTAAGGTTTACCACCTTTGTGAAGATATCGATGTTATCGGTAGCATGTTTTATGTCATGGAGTTTATGGACGGCAACATTTATTGGGACAGCTCGTTGCCTGACATGAACGACATGCAAACGCGGGGCACTATGTATCAAAACATGGTTAAGGTGATGGCCACCATGCACTGCGTGAACGTAGATGAAGTCGGCTTAGGGGATTACGGCAAGCCCGGCAACTATTTTGAGCGTCAAATTAGTCGCTGGACCAAGCAGTACCGTTTGTCAGAAATTCAGGTTATTCCTGAAATGGATACCCTCATTGCTTGGTTAGAAGCCAATATTCCTGCGGACGATGGCAAAGTGTCCTTGGTGCACGGTGATTATCGAATGGACAATTTAATGTTCGCTAAAGATTCCACTGACATTATTGCGGTGCTCGATTGGGAACTATCTACCTTGGGCCATCCGTATGCTGACTTAGCGTACCAATGCATGCAACTGCGCCTGCCGGACAACGTGGGTAAAGCGACCGGGTTAGGTGACGTAGACCGAGCAGAGCTTGGTATTCCAAGTGAAGAAGAATATGTAGCCCAATATTGCGACTTGGTCGGCATTGAGCAAATCGAAAACTGGAACTTTTACCTCGCGTTTAGTTTTTTCAGGCTCGGCGCCATCGC from the Paraglaciecola mesophila genome contains:
- a CDS encoding phosphotransferase → MSKQSGVEQLDEARLATYLAEHIPGFSGPVTATKFAGGQSNPTFKLQTANATYVLRRQPPGKLLKSAHAVDREYRVIKALENTDVPVAKVYHLCEDIDVIGSMFYVMEFMDGNIYWDSSLPDMNDMQTRGTMYQNMVKVMATMHCVNVDEVGLGDYGKPGNYFERQISRWTKQYRLSEIQVIPEMDTLIAWLEANIPADDGKVSLVHGDYRMDNLMFAKDSTDIIAVLDWELSTLGHPYADLAYQCMQLRLPDNVGKATGLGDVDRAELGIPSEEEYVAQYCDLVGIEQIENWNFYLAFSFFRLGAIAQGVAKRAVDGNASNKEALQVGKLVQPLAQYALKLIQ